A genomic window from Vagococcus sp. CY52-2 includes:
- the dhaM gene encoding dihydroxyacetone kinase phosphoryl donor subunit DhaM translates to MSLGIVLVSHVSEITTGITRLIKEVAKDVSITTAGGLEDNGIGTSFDTIMSAFEENEADTILAFYDLGSAKMNLELAMDMTDKNVILYDTALVESSYTAAALIQAGADLKTIEEQLSELKVK, encoded by the coding sequence ATGAGTTTAGGAATCGTATTAGTATCACATGTATCAGAGATTACAACAGGTATTACTCGTTTAATCAAAGAAGTAGCCAAAGATGTTTCGATTACAACAGCTGGCGGTTTGGAAGACAACGGTATTGGAACTAGTTTTGATACGATTATGTCAGCATTTGAAGAAAATGAAGCAGACACTATCCTGGCTTTTTATGACTTAGGAAGTGCTAAAATGAACTTGGAATTAGCAATGGACATGACAGATAAAAATGTCATTTTATATGATACAGCATTAGTGGAAAGTAGTTATACAGCGGCCGCGTTAATACAAGCTGGTGCTGATTTAAAAACCATTGAAGAACAATT
- the dhaL gene encoding dihydroxyacetone kinase subunit DhaL, whose protein sequence is MEAKKIINWLQLFTDKVGENKAYLSDLDTPIGDGDHGANMARGTSEMMKVIEEKNPETPTDVFKLAAMTLISKVGGASGPLYGSAFMGMTKASMKSDDLVTILEGGMSEIQKRGKSEPGEKTMLDTWSRVIESLKDGSLTEEKVKEIAEETKEMKATKGRASYLGERSIGHIDPGAMSSSYLFEAMIEVGVK, encoded by the coding sequence ATGGAAGCAAAGAAAATTATAAATTGGTTACAACTTTTTACAGATAAAGTTGGCGAAAATAAAGCGTATTTAAGTGATTTAGATACACCAATCGGAGACGGTGATCATGGTGCTAACATGGCTCGTGGAACGAGTGAAATGATGAAAGTTATCGAAGAAAAAAATCCAGAAACACCAACAGATGTCTTTAAGTTAGCGGCTATGACATTGATTAGTAAAGTCGGTGGGGCTTCTGGTCCTTTATATGGTTCTGCTTTTATGGGAATGACAAAAGCATCAATGAAATCAGATGATTTGGTGACAATTTTAGAAGGTGGCATGAGTGAAATTCAAAAACGTGGCAAAAGTGAGCCAGGCGAAAAAACAATGCTTGATACTTGGTCACGTGTCATTGAATCCCTCAAAGACGGTTCTTTAACAGAAGAAAAAGTGAAAGAAATTGCCGAAGAAACAAAAGAGATGAAAGCAACAAAAGGACGTGCCTCTTATTTAGGTGAACGTTCAATTGGACACATTGATCCAGGTGCTATGTCAAGTAGTTACCTATTTGAAGCTATGATAGAAGTAGGAGTGAAATAG